A window of Paenibacillus sp. 19GGS1-52 contains these coding sequences:
- a CDS encoding YwhD family protein, translated as MDNLQPEGKKQIALNIVNAKSKHKGFGAGSIDLNNVSPVIIDGGEAVIDIGAMHAKSKVEKGIKFSTNREDVPDGRQVWVVWVAVDRLPEGQFYGGITACEMWIDAEARRGWKILAEHVNKLDAALKRKINVDGLGATEKAALKSLLISHNEVWWEASPQELKTALSE; from the coding sequence GTGGATAATCTACAACCGGAAGGCAAGAAACAGATTGCCTTGAATATTGTGAATGCGAAGAGCAAACATAAAGGCTTTGGAGCAGGCTCTATTGATCTGAACAATGTGTCACCAGTCATTATTGACGGCGGTGAGGCGGTCATTGATATCGGTGCCATGCATGCCAAGAGCAAGGTGGAAAAGGGCATTAAATTCTCCACGAATCGTGAGGATGTCCCAGATGGAAGACAGGTTTGGGTAGTGTGGGTCGCTGTGGATCGTTTACCAGAGGGACAATTTTATGGTGGAATCACGGCTTGTGAGATGTGGATAGATGCTGAAGCGCGTCGCGGCTGGAAGATTCTTGCCGAGCATGTAAATAAGCTTGATGCAGCGCTTAAGCGTAAGATCAATGTGGACGGGCTTGGCGCAACGGAAAAGGCTGCACTGAAATCATTGTTGATCTCCCATAATGAGGTTTGGTGGGAGGCGTCACCACAAGAACTGAAGACAGCACTGTCAGAATAG
- a CDS encoding AbrB/MazE/SpoVT family DNA-binding domain-containing protein has translation MKDTGMIRSLDSLGRIVVPVEIRMTRNIDIGDPIEFFILNENVIVLRKYTSTECTFCRSLEQVTYYKDQFICSDCLKELGNPERSVQESEPLQDGSQESAVHNNSIRRTKTEEMNQRLQQAIVDHPFANQKGLAEILGISQARVSQLKRKFSSASK, from the coding sequence ATGAAAGATACAGGCATGATCCGGAGTTTAGACAGTCTTGGCAGAATTGTAGTTCCCGTAGAAATTAGGATGACACGTAATATCGACATTGGGGATCCTATCGAATTTTTTATTTTAAACGAGAATGTTATTGTACTAAGGAAGTACACCTCCACCGAATGTACATTTTGCAGAAGCCTTGAGCAGGTAACCTATTATAAAGATCAATTTATTTGCAGCGATTGTCTGAAAGAACTTGGCAATCCGGAACGAAGCGTTCAAGAGTCAGAACCACTCCAAGATGGTTCACAGGAGTCCGCTGTACATAACAACAGCATCCGACGGACAAAGACTGAAGAAATGAACCAACGCCTGCAACAAGCCATTGTAGATCATCCCTTTGCCAATCAGAAAGGGCTTGCTGAAATACTGGGTATTAGCCAGGCAAGAGTGAGCCAGCTTAAACGCAAATTTAGTTCTGCCAGCAAATAA
- a CDS encoding PBP1A family penicillin-binding protein, whose amino-acid sequence MPRDSANPPVRKRRLRLMLRLLAAMTVLLLLAAGTLLGYLYQKELPPIGDDIRSKMLDSRGNVLATFSTDGRSRDPVELSQISPLLIQATLAVEDRKFYDHAGFDLLGMGRAVLVNLEEGNRTQGASTLTQQLARNLYLSHEKTWTRKAKEAVYTLQLEMKYTKDEILNMYLNEIYYGHGAYGIEAASRMYFGKAAADLDLAESAMLAGIPKGPTLYSPYNHMDNAKKRQGLILSVMADLGEITQSAAKKAAQENLKFKPQGEKDTIVTAPYFRDYIRNLAIDSLHISSDELDQGGLKVYTTLDPDMQQAAETAVEQGMDSSSELETALVSIDPRTGYIKAMVGGTNYRTNQFNHALATTRQPGSSFKPIMYLTALSSKAMTGLSVFNSEPTLFHYDNNRKTYQPKNFGDKYLGEINMRQAIAASDNIYAVNTIMKVGAEKVAAMAAKMGIDSPLQSVPSLALGTSPVSPLEMAAAFAVIGDGGVKMPTTAILKITDAKDNILYEAPQLHGETVVEPAAAYVLTRLMEGVFESGGTGNRVASIIKRPVAGKTGTTDTDGWMVGFTPELSTAVWVGYDKGRDIATTDGRRAAPIFAQFTEKALESIPPKIFPIPDGVVSVYINPQSGKLASAACPTKELETFISGTEPTEYCDQHGEDGSSDPAAEGSQDITAPLKEDHSLWNDIKRWWMN is encoded by the coding sequence ATGCCGCGTGATTCCGCTAATCCACCGGTACGCAAACGCCGCCTACGCCTTATGCTCCGGCTACTGGCCGCTATGACTGTCCTACTACTATTGGCTGCCGGAACTCTATTGGGTTACCTATATCAGAAAGAGCTTCCTCCAATTGGAGATGATATCCGCTCCAAAATGCTCGACTCCAGGGGCAACGTATTAGCCACTTTCTCTACTGATGGGCGCAGTCGTGATCCGGTGGAGTTGAGCCAAATTTCCCCGCTGCTCATTCAAGCTACACTGGCAGTGGAGGATCGTAAATTCTATGATCATGCCGGCTTTGACCTGCTTGGGATGGGGCGAGCCGTGCTCGTTAATCTGGAAGAAGGCAATCGCACACAGGGGGCCAGCACATTAACCCAGCAACTTGCACGGAATCTTTATCTCTCTCACGAGAAGACGTGGACACGCAAAGCCAAGGAAGCCGTATACACCCTGCAGCTTGAGATGAAATACACCAAGGATGAAATTCTAAACATGTATTTAAATGAAATTTATTACGGTCATGGGGCCTACGGTATTGAGGCCGCGTCTCGGATGTATTTCGGCAAAGCCGCAGCAGACTTAGACCTTGCCGAGAGCGCCATGCTGGCCGGCATTCCAAAAGGGCCTACCCTCTATTCGCCCTATAACCATATGGATAATGCCAAAAAGCGCCAAGGACTCATCCTGTCCGTCATGGCTGATCTGGGTGAGATTACACAATCGGCAGCGAAAAAGGCCGCACAGGAGAATTTGAAATTCAAGCCACAAGGAGAAAAAGATACTATCGTTACTGCACCCTATTTCCGTGATTATATACGCAATCTTGCAATAGATTCACTGCACATCAGCAGTGATGAGCTGGATCAGGGGGGACTGAAGGTTTACACCACCCTCGATCCCGATATGCAGCAGGCTGCGGAAACCGCTGTCGAACAAGGAATGGATTCGAGCAGTGAACTGGAGACGGCGCTCGTATCCATAGATCCCCGTACCGGCTATATCAAAGCAATGGTCGGTGGTACCAATTATCGGACTAACCAGTTCAATCATGCTCTCGCGACAACACGCCAGCCAGGTTCATCCTTCAAGCCAATCATGTATTTGACCGCTCTCTCTTCCAAAGCGATGACTGGCCTCTCCGTCTTCAATAGCGAGCCGACACTTTTCCACTACGATAACAACCGCAAAACCTATCAGCCCAAAAACTTTGGCGACAAATATCTCGGTGAGATCAATATGCGCCAAGCTATAGCGGCTTCTGACAATATCTATGCCGTCAATACAATTATGAAGGTTGGTGCAGAGAAAGTAGCTGCAATGGCTGCCAAAATGGGAATCGACAGCCCACTTCAGAGCGTGCCCTCACTAGCGCTTGGCACCTCTCCGGTTAGTCCGCTGGAAATGGCCGCAGCCTTTGCCGTGATCGGGGACGGAGGGGTGAAGATGCCCACTACCGCTATCCTGAAGATCACGGATGCCAAGGACAATATTCTATATGAAGCTCCGCAATTGCATGGAGAAACTGTCGTCGAGCCTGCAGCTGCCTACGTGTTAACTCGGCTAATGGAAGGTGTATTCGAATCGGGGGGGACAGGTAACCGTGTAGCCTCTATAATCAAGCGTCCGGTCGCTGGTAAGACTGGCACTACCGACACCGACGGCTGGATGGTCGGCTTTACACCTGAGCTCTCCACCGCAGTCTGGGTGGGTTATGACAAAGGGCGGGATATTGCCACAACTGATGGACGGCGGGCAGCCCCTATTTTTGCCCAGTTTACTGAAAAGGCGCTGGAGAGTATTCCGCCCAAAATTTTCCCAATACCTGACGGCGTCGTCAGTGTGTATATCAATCCGCAATCCGGAAAACTGGCTTCGGCAGCTTGCCCTACGAAAGAGCTGGAGACTTTTATCAGCGGCACAGAACCTACCGAATACTGCGATCAGCATGGCGAAGACGGGAGTTCTGATCCTGCTGCCGAGGGCTCCCAAGACATAACAGCTCCACTTAAGGAGGATCATTCCTTATGGAATGATATTAAACGGTGGTGGATGAATTAG